In a genomic window of Oncorhynchus kisutch isolate 150728-3 linkage group LG9, Okis_V2, whole genome shotgun sequence:
- the si:dkey-6n21.13 gene encoding P2Y purinoceptor 3, whose translation MTTTTMDAPALNDDIIVEGVHHLLNSFSVNPSLPPSCSIDESYKYIFLPLCYSFTFLFSISLNFIILWRSFRRTKRWNASLIYMVNLASTDFMYGLSLPFLVASYVMRDQWIFGDYMCRLVRFLFYFNLYCSIFFLTCISVHRYLGICYPMRTITLETKRAVKGTCVLVWGVVFALTCPIFRFAQTSHVMRGVGGEAMAITSNNTGIVSSNGTGEVETYQNCWDDAIDKEFQDYVPYGIILHLLGFFLPFSIIAWCYSHVVLTIFRTLRSQPQSQRGTGEGGGGGGGRGGGMRGNGAGVVGGGRLQGGGEGMSIVLGAHSPYAHRRRKSIKTIITITLLFALCFFPFHVTRTIFLVLKVKKGVPCHTMTMVSMCYKITRPLASFNAWLNALLYFLTKEKGGGAPCCPPPDTTAANQHHGLLWPLRKLGRAGDEEEGGDRGEKGGMVNNKGNNKETNKTAVHLFRGMTKSKVRYTVE comes from the coding sequence atgacaacaacaacgaTGGACGCCCCTGCGCTCAATGATGACATTATTGTTGAAGGAGTACACCACCTCCTTAACTCCTTCTCAGTcaatccctcgctccctccctcctgcaGCATCGACGAGTCCTACAAGTACATTTTCCTCCCTCTGTGCTACTCCTTCACCTTCCTCTTCTCAATCTCCCTCAACTTTATCATTCTCTGGCGTTCCTTCAGACGCACCAAGCGTTGGAACGCCTCCCTCATCTACATGGTCAACCTAGCCTCCACAGACTTCATGTACGGGTTGTCACTCCCCTTCCTGGTGGCTAGCTATGTGATGCGTGACCAATGGATCTTTGGGGACTACATGTGCCGATTGGTCCGCTTTCTGTTCTATTTCAACCTGTATTGTTCTATATTCTTCCTGACGTGTATATCTGTCCATCGCTACCTGGGGATATGTTACCCTATGAGGACCATCACACTGGAGACTAAGAGAGCGGTCAAGGGgacgtgtgtgttggtgtgggggGTTGTCTTCGCTCTTACGTGCCCCATATTCCGGTTTGCCCAAACGAGCCACGTGATGAGAGGTGTAGGGGGCGAGGCTATGGCGATTACCAGTAATAACACTGGCATCGTTAGTAGTAATGGTACTGGGGAGGTGGAAACATATCAGAACTGTTGGGACGATGCCATCGATAAGGAGTTCCAAGACTATGTTCCATATGGAATCATCCTACATCTTCTAGGGTTCTTTCTCCCGTTCTCTATCATCGCCTGGTGCTACTCACATGTGGTTCTGACAATATTCCGGACCCTGCGCTCCCAGCCCCAGTCACAGCGAGGcacaggagaggggggaggaggaggtgggggacgTGGAGGAGGAATGAGAGGGAATGGAGCTGGAGTTGTAGGAGGAGGAAGActtcagggaggaggagaggggatgtcgATAGTTCTCGGCGCCCACTCTCCATATGCCCACCGACGGCGTAAATCCATCAAGACAATCATCACCATCACACTCCTCTTTGCCCTCTGCTTCTTCCCATTTCATGTCACCAGGACTATCTTCCTCGTCCTGAAAGTGAAGAAAGGTGTCCCGTGCCACACCATGACGATGGTATCCATGTGTTATAAGATCACCCGGCCGCTGGCGTCTTTCAATGCCTGGCTCAAtgcactcctctacttcctcacCAAGGAGAAAGGGGGTGGCGCCCCCTGTTGCCCACCTCCAGACACTACTGCAGCCAACCAGCATCATGGGCTCCTCTGGCCGTTGAGGAAGCTGGGAAGAGCgggagacgaggaggaggggggcgACAGGGGCGAGAAGGGGGGCATGGTCAATAACAAGGGTAACAACAAAGAGACTAATAAAACGGCTGTACATTTATTCAGAGGGATGACCAAATCCAAGGTCCGATATACTGTGGAATAA